Proteins from a single region of Ensifer adhaerens:
- a CDS encoding sugar ABC transporter permease, protein MADITQGKTQSAQANRARVADENPVKRFFRATEIDTRLLGMVGALVIIWVGFQIMTGGLFLTPRNLWNLTVQTSSVAVMATGMVLIIVTRNIDLSVGSVLGFCGMVMGVMQVKFLPQFLGLEHPAIWIITLACGIAVGAAIGALQGSIIAFLNVPAFIVTLGGLLVWRGATWFVTSGQTVAPMNATFRLMGGGTEGSIGATASWIVGILACVAIVGAILNSRKQRKRFGFPLRPVWAEYFLSILGCVLVLGAISVANHYYWPTNIARKYADANGIAWPDGGLQISHGIAIPVLVAIAVGIVMTFIATRLRFGRYVFALGGNPEAAELAGIKTRWVTVKIFTLMGILCAIAAAISTARLNAATNAQGELDELYTIAAAVIGGTSLAGGVGTIAGAMIGALVMQSLQSGMVLLGIDSPFQRIVVGVVLVVAVWLDTIYRARAK, encoded by the coding sequence ATGGCCGACATCACACAAGGCAAGACACAGAGTGCACAGGCAAACCGTGCCCGTGTCGCGGACGAAAACCCGGTGAAGCGGTTCTTCCGCGCAACCGAAATCGACACCCGGCTGCTCGGCATGGTCGGCGCTCTCGTCATCATCTGGGTCGGCTTTCAGATCATGACCGGCGGCCTGTTCCTGACGCCGCGCAACCTGTGGAACCTGACGGTTCAGACCTCCTCCGTCGCCGTGATGGCGACCGGCATGGTGCTGATCATCGTCACCCGCAACATCGACCTCTCCGTCGGCTCCGTGCTCGGCTTCTGCGGCATGGTCATGGGCGTCATGCAGGTGAAATTCCTGCCGCAGTTCTTAGGCCTCGAACATCCGGCGATCTGGATCATCACGCTTGCCTGCGGCATCGCCGTCGGTGCTGCCATCGGCGCGCTGCAGGGCTCGATCATCGCCTTCCTCAACGTGCCCGCCTTCATCGTCACGCTCGGCGGCCTGCTCGTCTGGCGCGGCGCCACCTGGTTCGTGACCAGCGGCCAGACGGTTGCGCCGATGAACGCCACCTTCCGCCTCATGGGCGGCGGCACCGAAGGCTCGATCGGCGCCACGGCCAGCTGGATCGTCGGCATCCTCGCCTGCGTCGCCATCGTCGGCGCCATCCTCAACTCGCGCAAGCAGCGCAAGCGCTTCGGCTTCCCGCTGCGCCCGGTCTGGGCGGAATACTTCCTGTCGATCCTCGGCTGCGTGCTTGTGCTCGGCGCGATCTCGGTTGCCAACCACTACTATTGGCCGACCAACATCGCCCGCAAATACGCCGACGCCAACGGCATCGCCTGGCCGGACGGCGGACTGCAGATCTCGCACGGCATCGCCATTCCGGTGCTGGTCGCCATCGCCGTCGGCATCGTCATGACCTTCATCGCGACGCGTCTGCGCTTCGGCCGCTACGTCTTTGCTCTCGGCGGCAACCCCGAAGCAGCAGAACTCGCCGGCATCAAGACGCGCTGGGTCACCGTCAAGATCTTCACGCTGATGGGCATTCTCTGCGCCATCGCTGCGGCAATCTCGACCGCCCGCCTCAATGCGGCGACCAATGCGCAAGGCGAACTTGACGAACTTTACACGATCGCCGCTGCGGTCATCGGCGGCACCTCGCTTGCCGGCGGTGTCGGCACGATTGCCGGCGCCATGATCGGTGCGCTCGTCATGCAATCACTACAGTCGGGCATGGTGCTCCTGGGGATCGACAGTCCGTTCCAGCGCATCGTCGTCGGCGTGGTCCTCGTCGTTGCCGTCTGGCTCGACACCATCTACCGCGCCCGCGCCAAGTAA
- a CDS encoding ATP-binding cassette domain-containing protein: MKDQRTPLVEMKNISISFGGIHAVDNASVDLYPGEVVALLGHNGAGKSTLIKILSGAYKRDAGEILINGEAADINNPRDAKKYGIETIYQTLAVADNVDAAANLYLGRELRTPWGTLDDVAMEAKAREVMGRLNPNFQRFKEPVKALSGGQRQSVAIARAILFDARILIMDEPTAALGPQETAQVGDLIKQLKREGIGIFLISHDIHDVFDLADRVSVMKNGQVVGQARTEDVTKDEVLGMIIMGKVPPKAIPGPGAMQVA, encoded by the coding sequence ATGAAAGACCAACGCACTCCACTTGTGGAAATGAAGAACATTTCCATCTCCTTCGGCGGCATCCACGCCGTCGACAACGCCTCCGTCGATCTCTACCCTGGTGAGGTCGTGGCGCTTCTCGGCCACAACGGCGCCGGCAAGTCGACGCTGATCAAGATCCTCTCGGGCGCCTACAAGCGCGATGCCGGCGAGATCCTGATCAATGGCGAGGCTGCCGACATCAACAACCCGCGCGACGCCAAGAAATACGGCATCGAGACGATCTACCAGACGCTCGCCGTCGCCGATAATGTCGACGCCGCCGCCAACCTCTATCTCGGCCGCGAGCTCAGGACCCCCTGGGGCACGCTCGACGACGTGGCGATGGAGGCCAAGGCCCGCGAAGTGATGGGGCGCCTCAACCCCAACTTCCAGCGCTTCAAGGAACCGGTGAAGGCGCTTTCGGGCGGTCAGCGGCAATCGGTGGCGATCGCCCGCGCGATCCTCTTTGATGCCCGCATCCTGATCATGGACGAGCCGACGGCAGCGCTCGGGCCGCAGGAAACCGCGCAGGTCGGCGATCTCATCAAGCAGCTGAAGCGCGAAGGCATCGGCATCTTCCTGATCAGCCACGACATCCACGACGTCTTCGACCTCGCCGACCGCGTGTCGGTCATGAAGAACGGCCAGGTCGTCGGCCAGGCCCGCACCGAGGACGTCACCAAGGACGAGGTGCTCGGCATGATCATCATGGGCAAGGTGCCGCCAAAGGCGATCCCCGGCCCCGGCGCCATGCAGGTCGCCTGA
- a CDS encoding alpha/beta fold hydrolase gives MPNRPSIVFAHGLWADGSCFSKVIELLVADGYEAIATQNHLNTVADDAAAVRTSLGRVHGPVVLVGHSYGGTVITASGTDDRVKALVYICALAPENGETTAADQTKFPQTPVFQHIELADGRLFLRPSGIPEFAGDLPEAEQKLVWATQMGPLADLFDQPVPGAAWKTKPTYYIVGSEDRTVQPDLQRFLAKRMNAKVTELASSHVPMLSQPRRVYEVIREAADGVQRSAG, from the coding sequence ATGCCAAATAGACCCAGCATTGTCTTCGCACATGGCCTGTGGGCCGACGGATCCTGTTTCAGCAAGGTCATCGAACTGCTGGTTGCCGACGGCTATGAAGCGATCGCGACACAAAACCATTTGAACACCGTTGCCGACGACGCCGCGGCGGTGCGGACATCGCTGGGCCGTGTGCACGGCCCGGTGGTCCTGGTCGGACATTCCTATGGAGGCACCGTCATCACCGCTTCGGGCACCGATGATCGTGTCAAGGCACTCGTCTATATCTGCGCACTGGCACCGGAGAACGGTGAAACGACGGCGGCCGACCAGACGAAATTCCCCCAGACCCCAGTCTTCCAGCATATCGAGCTGGCAGACGGCCGGCTGTTTCTTCGTCCTTCGGGTATCCCGGAATTCGCCGGAGATCTGCCTGAAGCGGAACAGAAGCTCGTATGGGCCACGCAGATGGGGCCGCTGGCGGACCTGTTCGATCAACCCGTTCCGGGTGCGGCGTGGAAAACAAAGCCGACATACTACATCGTCGGTAGCGAGGACCGGACAGTCCAGCCCGACCTTCAACGCTTCCTCGCCAAGCGCATGAATGCAAAGGTGACGGAACTGGCCTCCAGCCACGTCCCGATGCTGTCTCAACCCCGCCGCGTCTACGAGGTGATCCGCGAGGCCGCCGACGGTGTGCAGCGATCGGCCGGATAG
- a CDS encoding OmpA family protein, with protein sequence MRNITLKPAMTGLTRLLSAAAILLALTACNTTEIAAVEEPAAVPMTGKTDDPAPGFETVSAGTEEDFILNVGRRTYFTQDSAALDPVAKATLDKQAIWLNSNPRWLVKLQGFSDDSGSASKMTTLSQQRADAAMAYLASKGVDPNRMWAKGYGNDREVRDCTERSCKVQNRRVVSNLRTERDAL encoded by the coding sequence ATGAGGAATATCACCTTGAAGCCTGCTATGACCGGACTGACGAGGCTGCTTTCCGCTGCCGCCATTCTGCTGGCGCTGACCGCCTGCAACACCACCGAAATTGCCGCCGTCGAAGAGCCGGCTGCGGTGCCGATGACCGGAAAAACGGACGATCCGGCGCCGGGCTTCGAGACTGTCTCGGCCGGCACCGAAGAGGATTTCATCCTCAATGTCGGCCGCCGAACCTACTTCACGCAGGACTCTGCTGCGCTCGATCCTGTCGCCAAGGCAACCCTGGACAAGCAGGCGATCTGGCTGAACAGCAACCCGCGCTGGCTCGTCAAGCTGCAGGGCTTTTCCGACGACAGCGGATCCGCATCAAAGATGACGACGTTGTCGCAGCAGCGCGCCGATGCGGCGATGGCCTATCTTGCCTCGAAGGGTGTGGACCCCAACCGGATGTGGGCCAAGGGGTATGGAAACGACCGCGAGGTGCGCGACTGCACGGAGCGCTCCTGCAAGGTGCAGAACCGCCGCGTCGTCTCCAATCTGCGCACGGAGCGCGACGCGCTCTGA
- a CDS encoding L,D-transpeptidase, whose amino-acid sequence MECTRRDIMLGGLALLGAGAAQKPVFAAASSYFSGPAVDNGVTYRSTNFTKIDPKWRRQVVKYFSSEPIGTVVVDTRHHFLYLIMENKTAIRYGVGVGKEGFKWYGRATIDRKSLWPRWTPPPEMRERHPELPEFVDGGSPKNPLGPRAMYLLRDGVDTGYRFHGTLEPGSIGKDASSGCIRMFNEDAIDLYQRCPIGTAVQVLPHIADKAPEVSQATPVATPVE is encoded by the coding sequence ATGGAATGCACCCGCAGGGATATTATGCTTGGTGGTTTGGCGCTGCTTGGCGCCGGCGCAGCCCAGAAACCGGTCTTCGCTGCCGCGTCGTCCTATTTTTCCGGCCCTGCCGTCGACAATGGCGTGACCTACCGCAGTACCAATTTTACCAAGATCGACCCGAAGTGGCGGCGCCAGGTCGTCAAGTATTTCAGCAGCGAGCCGATCGGCACCGTCGTCGTTGATACGCGGCATCACTTTCTCTACCTGATCATGGAGAACAAGACGGCCATCCGTTATGGGGTTGGCGTCGGGAAAGAGGGCTTCAAGTGGTACGGCCGCGCTACCATCGACCGTAAATCGCTCTGGCCGCGCTGGACCCCGCCGCCGGAGATGCGCGAACGCCACCCCGAGTTGCCTGAATTCGTGGACGGCGGTTCGCCTAAGAACCCGCTTGGACCGCGCGCCATGTATCTGCTTCGCGACGGCGTCGATACCGGCTACCGCTTCCACGGCACGCTGGAGCCGGGCAGCATCGGCAAGGATGCCTCCAGCGGCTGCATCCGCATGTTCAACGAAGATGCGATCGATCTTTACCAGCGTTGCCCGATCGGTACCGCCGTTCAGGTCCTGCCGCACATTGCCGACAAGGCCCCCGAGGTCAGCCAAGCAACTCCGGTCGCAACTCCGGTCGAATGA
- a CDS encoding aminoacyl-tRNA deacylase: MTIARKLQDYIDGAGVAYDTVAHHRTATTSQTARAAHVPGSRLAKSVVVHHEMGYVLAVVPSTHRVELSTLQDVMDRRLGLASEEEVCNLFADCDIGAVPPVGSAYDVPVLLDESLGDVNDVYFEGGDHRTLVHMSGSNFRNLMKGAQIARFSHPA, encoded by the coding sequence ATGACAATCGCCAGAAAACTTCAAGACTATATCGATGGTGCGGGTGTCGCCTATGACACCGTCGCCCATCATCGCACAGCCACCACCAGCCAGACGGCGAGAGCGGCACATGTGCCCGGCAGCAGGCTTGCCAAATCCGTGGTCGTGCACCACGAGATGGGCTACGTGCTCGCCGTCGTGCCGAGCACGCACCGGGTTGAGCTCTCCACCTTGCAGGACGTGATGGACCGACGGCTCGGCCTCGCTTCGGAAGAGGAGGTTTGTAACCTCTTCGCCGATTGCGACATCGGCGCGGTGCCGCCCGTCGGATCGGCCTATGACGTGCCGGTGTTGCTCGACGAAAGTCTGGGCGACGTCAACGACGTCTACTTCGAAGGCGGCGACCACAGGACGCTGGTGCACATGAGCGGATCGAACTTCCGCAACCTGATGAAGGGTGCGCAGATCGCCCGCTTCAGCCACCCGGCCTGA
- a CDS encoding cephalosporin hydroxylase family protein produces MTEFQNEMAGRISAIAENRALNESAADFLRQSIGPKYSYNFHWMGRPIIQYPQDMVAMQEIIWATRPDLVIETGIAHGGSLILSASMLALLDMQDAIEAGTSFDPRQSSRKVLGIDIDIREHNRAAIEAHPMASRIEMIQGSSIAQEVIDQVKAFAKPYSRILVCLDSNHTHDHVLAELEAYAPLTSVGSYCVVFDTVVEDLPSEAYPDRSWGKGDNPKTAVWKYLETHPEFEIDHSIDQKLMITVAPDGFLKRRA; encoded by the coding sequence ATGACTGAATTCCAAAACGAGATGGCCGGCCGGATCTCGGCGATCGCCGAGAACCGTGCGCTCAATGAGAGCGCGGCGGATTTTCTTCGCCAATCCATAGGTCCCAAGTACTCCTACAATTTCCACTGGATGGGCCGGCCGATCATCCAGTACCCGCAGGACATGGTGGCGATGCAGGAGATCATCTGGGCAACGCGGCCCGATCTGGTGATCGAGACGGGAATTGCCCATGGCGGCTCGCTCATCCTCAGCGCCTCCATGCTCGCGCTGCTCGATATGCAGGATGCGATCGAGGCGGGAACGTCGTTCGATCCGCGCCAGTCTTCCAGGAAGGTCCTGGGCATCGACATCGATATCCGCGAGCACAACCGGGCGGCAATCGAGGCGCATCCGATGGCGTCCCGGATCGAGATGATCCAGGGCTCGAGCATTGCGCAGGAGGTTATCGACCAGGTCAAGGCTTTCGCAAAGCCCTACTCGCGTATCCTCGTCTGCCTCGACAGCAACCATACGCATGACCACGTTCTCGCCGAGCTGGAAGCCTACGCTCCGCTGACGAGCGTCGGCAGCTATTGTGTCGTCTTCGATACCGTTGTTGAGGATCTGCCTTCCGAAGCCTATCCCGATCGGTCATGGGGCAAGGGCGACAATCCGAAAACGGCCGTATGGAAGTATCTGGAAACGCATCCCGAATTCGAGATCGACCACTCTATCGACCAGAAACTGATGATCACGGTTGCGCCCGATGGCTTCCTGAAGCGTCGGGCGTAG
- a CDS encoding class I SAM-dependent methyltransferase — protein sequence MTSTETVRLLYEQQGLPIFQNRMYDTAEEAIASPRGDMRLVEDLKSGLVRNDAFRPELMIYDTNYQNEQGVSPLFRKHLDDVAAIIHDTMGDKELVEVGCGKGLFLELLLEQGVDITGFDPAYEGSNPRVRREYFQPGSGIEAKGLILRHVLEHIPNPVSFLEQLKQANGGGGKIYIEVPCFDWICNNRAWFDIFYEHVNYFRLSDFHRMFGKVVSSGRIFGGQYLFVVAELDSLRQPMLDENDRAQLPADFTRKLDAIGGSEAEPAVIWGGASKGVIFSLLRMRAGLLVKAVIDINPAKQGKYLPLTGLKVLSPGEALPTLPKGSNIYVMNRNYIDEIRTMSDNAFAYVGVDHD from the coding sequence ATGACTTCGACAGAGACGGTGCGGTTGTTGTACGAGCAGCAAGGGTTGCCGATTTTTCAGAACAGAATGTACGACACGGCGGAAGAGGCCATTGCTTCGCCGCGCGGTGATATGCGGCTCGTCGAGGATCTCAAATCCGGGCTCGTTCGCAACGACGCCTTTCGACCGGAGTTGATGATCTACGATACCAACTACCAGAACGAACAGGGCGTCAGCCCACTGTTTCGAAAGCATCTCGATGATGTCGCGGCCATCATTCACGACACGATGGGCGATAAGGAACTGGTGGAAGTCGGCTGCGGCAAGGGGCTCTTCCTGGAGTTGCTCTTGGAGCAGGGCGTCGATATCACCGGTTTCGACCCGGCCTATGAAGGCAGCAACCCGCGTGTTCGCCGCGAGTACTTCCAGCCCGGAAGCGGCATCGAGGCGAAGGGTCTGATCCTCAGGCATGTCCTTGAACACATCCCGAACCCGGTTTCGTTTCTCGAACAGTTGAAACAGGCCAATGGCGGGGGAGGAAAGATCTACATCGAAGTGCCCTGCTTTGACTGGATCTGCAACAATCGCGCCTGGTTCGACATCTTCTACGAACACGTCAATTACTTCCGGCTGTCCGATTTCCATCGGATGTTCGGAAAGGTCGTTTCGAGCGGGCGGATCTTCGGCGGGCAGTATCTTTTCGTGGTTGCGGAACTCGATTCGCTGCGGCAGCCGATGCTGGACGAAAACGATCGTGCCCAGCTGCCCGCGGATTTCACGCGCAAGCTCGACGCGATCGGTGGCTCAGAAGCTGAACCGGCAGTCATCTGGGGTGGCGCTTCGAAAGGCGTCATCTTCTCGCTGCTGCGCATGCGGGCGGGCCTGCTGGTCAAGGCGGTCATTGACATCAATCCGGCAAAGCAGGGAAAATACCTGCCCCTGACCGGGCTCAAGGTCCTTTCTCCGGGCGAGGCGCTTCCGACGCTGCCGAAGGGATCCAACATCTACGTGATGAACCGCAATTACATCGATGAAATAAGAACCATGTCAGATAACGCATTTGCTTATGTAGGGGTCGACCATGACTGA
- a CDS encoding NAD-dependent epimerase/dehydratase family protein — protein sequence MASKVLVTGVTGFVGRHVLHQLAERGVSVTAIVREGKEPLVSGLSGLDRIVSSKSLFAEADEWWLDALKGIDTVIHLAWYVEAGKYLVAPENLECLTGTLRMAKCAAASGVRRFVGIGTCFEYDLAAGLLSTDTPLKPTTPYAGAKAAAYMALSQWLPQNEVEFAWCRLFYLYGEGEDERRFVPYLRNALAAGRQADLTQGHQVRDFLDVREAAKMIVDTAAGDHQGAVNICSGVPVTIREFATRIADEYGRRDLLNFGGRPENLVDPPYLVGVR from the coding sequence TTGGCAAGTAAGGTCCTTGTGACGGGCGTCACCGGTTTCGTTGGCCGCCACGTCCTGCACCAATTGGCGGAACGCGGAGTGAGTGTCACTGCCATAGTGCGGGAGGGCAAGGAACCGCTGGTGAGCGGGCTGTCGGGGCTCGATCGCATCGTGTCGAGCAAATCCCTCTTCGCGGAAGCCGACGAATGGTGGCTGGACGCGCTCAAGGGCATCGATACGGTCATTCATCTCGCCTGGTACGTCGAAGCGGGGAAGTATCTCGTGGCTCCAGAAAATCTGGAATGCCTTACTGGAACGCTCAGGATGGCGAAATGCGCGGCCGCAAGCGGCGTTCGCCGGTTTGTCGGCATCGGCACGTGTTTCGAATATGACCTTGCCGCGGGTCTCCTTTCGACCGATACACCCTTGAAGCCGACGACGCCCTATGCCGGCGCCAAGGCCGCAGCGTACATGGCGCTGTCGCAGTGGCTGCCACAGAACGAGGTCGAATTCGCGTGGTGCCGGCTGTTCTATCTCTATGGGGAAGGGGAGGATGAACGGCGTTTTGTTCCCTATCTCAGAAACGCGCTCGCCGCCGGGCGTCAGGCAGATCTGACGCAGGGACATCAGGTTCGCGATTTTCTCGATGTGCGCGAGGCGGCAAAGATGATTGTCGATACCGCGGCCGGCGATCACCAGGGGGCTGTCAATATCTGCTCCGGCGTGCCGGTCACCATCCGCGAGTTTGCGACAAGAATTGCCGACGAGTATGGTAGAAGGGATCTCCTGAATTTTGGTGGGAGGCCCGAAAACCTGGTCGATCCCCCATATCTGGTGGGGGTCAGGTGA
- the rfbC gene encoding dTDP-4-dehydrorhamnose 3,5-epimerase: MTRFNRIPTPLAGLTLIERKQMGDERGFFSRFFCREELSEFGENGTIAQINHTKTQIKGAIRGLHFQHQPHDEMKLVSCLAGAVFDVAVDIRPDSPTYLQWHGEILSAENARSLMIPGGFAHGFQTLTENCELIYLHDKPYAPQAEGGLNPLDPRLGISWPLAVTQMSERDRAFPLL, from the coding sequence ATGACTCGGTTCAATCGTATTCCCACCCCGCTCGCCGGGCTGACCCTTATCGAGCGAAAGCAGATGGGTGATGAGCGCGGCTTCTTTTCGCGCTTCTTCTGCCGCGAGGAACTTTCAGAATTTGGTGAAAACGGCACGATCGCCCAGATCAATCACACGAAGACCCAAATCAAGGGCGCCATACGGGGATTGCACTTCCAGCATCAACCGCATGATGAAATGAAACTGGTTTCATGCCTAGCGGGTGCCGTTTTCGACGTCGCCGTTGATATTAGGCCCGATTCTCCGACCTATCTTCAGTGGCATGGCGAAATTCTAAGCGCCGAGAATGCCCGTTCCCTGATGATCCCCGGCGGCTTCGCGCATGGCTTCCAGACGCTGACCGAAAACTGCGAACTGATCTATCTGCATGACAAGCCCTACGCACCACAGGCGGAAGGCGGGCTCAACCCGCTGGATCCACGCCTTGGCATTTCCTGGCCGCTGGCAGTCACCCAGATGTCGGAACGCGATCGCGCCTTTCCTCTGCTCTAG
- a CDS encoding glycosyltransferase family 2 protein codes for MTTEQAELVVVFPVYNGAKTFLKSLECIANQDFAAFRAIILENCSTDDTLSIAQAFCEKDSRFSVVRNSVHLSAQDNFTKAFELGAASGKFFCLRACDDFSSADFLGALVGALRLDEGRMLAAGSTKVIGKSTLKMKHPASSVIDFRSSYEQGKVPRNLTFPAEWIYGVFRSGARDTIVRRWVELNNPWCSASYVLAEFIARDLVVYVSGPTYDFVEGSGSEQKYGAKAFRDRLQQRLKYTFGCYKLVHILPKAGLLTRMKFFRMCWNDARRKTRYKLFWIF; via the coding sequence ATGACGACAGAGCAGGCAGAACTGGTGGTGGTCTTTCCCGTGTATAACGGCGCGAAGACCTTTTTGAAGAGCTTGGAATGTATCGCGAACCAGGACTTCGCTGCCTTTCGGGCAATCATCCTGGAGAACTGCTCAACCGACGATACCCTGTCCATAGCGCAGGCGTTCTGCGAGAAGGACAGTCGCTTTTCGGTTGTCCGGAATTCGGTCCATCTCAGCGCGCAGGACAACTTCACCAAGGCGTTTGAATTGGGTGCGGCCAGCGGGAAGTTCTTCTGTCTGCGCGCTTGCGACGATTTTTCGTCAGCCGATTTCCTGGGCGCGCTTGTGGGTGCATTGCGCCTGGACGAGGGCAGGATGCTGGCCGCCGGTTCGACCAAGGTCATCGGCAAGAGCACGCTGAAGATGAAACATCCTGCTTCGTCGGTTATTGATTTTCGAAGCTCTTATGAACAGGGGAAGGTGCCGCGAAACCTGACGTTCCCTGCAGAGTGGATCTATGGCGTCTTTCGTTCCGGTGCGCGCGACACCATAGTGAGGCGGTGGGTCGAATTGAACAATCCCTGGTGCTCCGCTTCCTATGTGCTCGCCGAGTTTATCGCCCGGGACCTTGTCGTCTACGTGTCCGGGCCAACCTATGATTTCGTCGAAGGCTCGGGATCCGAGCAAAAATATGGGGCGAAGGCGTTCCGCGACCGGCTGCAGCAGCGGCTGAAATACACGTTTGGATGCTACAAGCTTGTTCACATCCTCCCGAAAGCTGGCTTGCTGACCCGAATGAAGTTCTTCCGCATGTGCTGGAACGATGCGCGCCGGAAAACCCGCTACAAGCTCTTCTGGATATTCTAG
- the rfbF gene encoding glucose-1-phosphate cytidylyltransferase: protein MKVVILAGGYGTRISEESHLRPKPMIEIGGRPILWHIMKIYSHYGFNDFVICLGYRGYMIKEYFSNYVLHQSDVTYDMATGETLFHSNKAEPWRVTLVDTGTDSLTGGRLKRVADHLGDTFCLTYGDGVANVDIKALTEFHRSHGRDATVTSVVPPGRYGALAISDHKVQSFIEKPAGDNGRINGGFFVLNRSVLDRIEGDHVAFESGPLEGLARDGQLMAFAHDGFWRPMDTLRDKNQLEELWQHGSAPWKVWS from the coding sequence ATGAAAGTCGTCATTCTTGCCGGTGGTTACGGCACGCGGATTTCCGAAGAAAGCCATCTCCGGCCCAAGCCGATGATCGAGATCGGTGGCCGGCCGATCCTGTGGCACATCATGAAGATCTACAGCCACTACGGCTTCAATGATTTCGTGATCTGCCTCGGATATCGCGGCTACATGATCAAGGAATACTTCTCGAACTACGTCCTGCACCAGTCGGATGTCACCTATGACATGGCGACGGGCGAGACCCTGTTTCATTCGAACAAGGCCGAACCCTGGCGCGTGACGCTGGTGGACACCGGAACGGATTCCTTGACAGGCGGGCGATTGAAGCGCGTCGCCGACCATCTTGGCGATACGTTCTGCCTGACCTATGGCGACGGTGTTGCCAATGTCGACATCAAGGCCCTGACCGAATTTCACCGCAGCCACGGCCGCGACGCCACCGTCACGAGCGTCGTTCCGCCGGGACGTTACGGCGCGCTCGCTATCAGCGACCACAAGGTTCAGAGCTTCATCGAAAAGCCGGCCGGCGACAACGGCCGCATCAACGGCGGCTTCTTCGTTCTCAATCGCTCGGTGCTCGATCGCATCGAAGGCGACCATGTCGCGTTCGAGTCCGGCCCGCTCGAGGGCCTGGCCCGTGATGGCCAACTGATGGCCTTTGCGCATGACGGTTTCTGGCGACCGATGGACACGCTGCGCGACAAGAACCAGCTCGAAGAACTCTGGCAACATGGTTCGGCGCCCTGGAAAGTCTGGTCATGA
- the rfbG gene encoding CDP-glucose 4,6-dehydratase, with protein sequence MSRLANPAFWAGKRVFLTGHTGFKGSWARLWLVQMGARVAGYALPPAAEPSLHALLGPSETAGEHLNDIRDGDKLATAIRQFDPEIILHMAAQPLVRESYRTPAETFDVNVMGTVRLLEAARTAPAVKTIVVVTTDKVYRNDESGRHFPEDAALGGHDPYSGSKAACELVVSTWRDSFLRERDTRVATARGGNVLGGGDFSVDRLVPDIVRAALSGEMLDIRSPMATRPWQHVLDCLNGYFVYAEALHERRTDEASLNFGPSPAERQIPVRDVAGAIQAAMGLPTEWRDNSSEDQPREMHTLGLDPALALKTLSWTARLSQDQAIAWTAHWYDGWRRGGSARDLTLGQIDAFMRG encoded by the coding sequence ATGAGCCGGCTTGCCAACCCCGCCTTCTGGGCAGGCAAACGCGTATTTCTGACCGGCCACACCGGTTTCAAGGGAAGCTGGGCGCGGCTCTGGCTGGTCCAGATGGGCGCTCGTGTTGCCGGTTACGCCTTGCCGCCCGCCGCTGAGCCGTCTCTGCACGCCCTGCTCGGGCCGAGCGAAACCGCAGGCGAACACCTCAACGATATCCGCGACGGCGATAAGCTCGCGACGGCCATCCGACAGTTCGACCCGGAAATCATCCTGCACATGGCGGCCCAGCCGCTGGTGCGCGAAAGTTACCGGACTCCGGCCGAGACCTTCGATGTCAACGTCATGGGAACGGTACGCCTGCTGGAGGCAGCCCGCACGGCACCCGCGGTCAAGACGATTGTCGTCGTGACCACCGACAAGGTCTACCGTAACGATGAAAGCGGCCGGCATTTTCCGGAAGATGCCGCGCTCGGCGGCCATGATCCCTACTCCGGCTCGAAGGCGGCCTGCGAACTGGTCGTTTCGACCTGGCGGGATTCGTTCCTGCGCGAGCGCGATACCCGGGTGGCGACGGCCCGCGGCGGCAATGTGCTGGGCGGTGGAGACTTCTCCGTTGACCGACTGGTCCCCGATATCGTCAGAGCTGCACTCTCGGGCGAGATGCTCGATATCCGCAGCCCGATGGCGACCCGGCCCTGGCAACACGTTCTCGACTGCCTCAACGGCTACTTTGTCTATGCCGAGGCACTGCACGAGCGCCGGACCGATGAGGCGTCGCTGAATTTCGGCCCCTCCCCTGCAGAGCGGCAGATCCCCGTGCGCGATGTCGCTGGCGCGATCCAGGCCGCCATGGGCCTGCCGACGGAGTGGCGAGACAACTCGTCGGAAGATCAACCCCGCGAGATGCACACGCTCGGCCTCGATCCCGCACTTGCGCTGAAGACCCTGTCCTGGACCGCGCGGCTCTCGCAGGATCAGGCGATCGCCTGGACCGCGCACTGGTATGACGGCTGGCGTCGTGGTGGCTCCGCCCGCGACCTGACGCTCGGCCAAATCGACGCTTTCATGAGAGGCTAA